A region of Nostoc sp. 'Peltigera membranacea cyanobiont' N6 DNA encodes the following proteins:
- a CDS encoding phosphoenolpyruvate synthase, with amino-acid sequence MSSFVLCFQDIDKTKLTVVGGKGANLGELTRIEGIHVPDGFCISTEAFKRIIGEASSINELLDRLSLLKVEDRHKIRELSGEIRSFIEGIAIPQDINEEIARHLSRLDEKNAYAVRSSATAEDLPTASFAGQQDTYLNIIGKEAIYQHISKCWASLFTERAVIYRLQNGFDHRKLHLSVVIQKMVFPQVAGIMFTADPVTSNRKVLSIDASFGLGEAMVSGLVNADIYKVCNSKILDKKISTKKLAIYALKDGGTKEQEIEQQRQNRQALTDEQILQLERIGRKIEEHFGSPQDIEWCLVDDTFYIVQSRPITTLYPIPEANDRENHVYISVGHQQMMTDPLKPLGLSVWQLTATRPMYNAGGRLFVDVTLQLASPESRENLLDVMGQHDPLLKDALMTIIERGDFIKSLSAEKKEPSPTKNNKSTSSARFQAEIENDPTIVSDLIKRSQTSLEELRQNIQIKSGLELLDFILSDIQQLRKSLLDPKNMGVIKAAMNASSWLNEKIEEWLGEKNVEVPSVVATGVVLERSS; translated from the coding sequence ATGAGTTCATTTGTCCTTTGTTTTCAAGATATTGATAAAACAAAACTCACGGTTGTTGGGGGCAAAGGCGCAAACCTGGGGGAACTTACCAGGATTGAGGGAATCCACGTACCGGATGGCTTTTGTATTTCTACTGAAGCTTTTAAAAGAATCATTGGGGAAGCGTCGTCGATTAACGAATTACTCGATCGGTTATCGCTTTTAAAGGTGGAAGATCGGCATAAAATCCGTGAACTTAGCGGTGAGATTCGCTCTTTCATTGAAGGGATAGCCATTCCTCAAGACATTAATGAAGAGATCGCCCGCCACCTCTCCAGGCTTGATGAAAAAAATGCCTATGCAGTACGATCCAGCGCAACTGCTGAGGATTTACCAACGGCCTCTTTTGCAGGCCAGCAGGATACGTATTTGAACATTATCGGAAAGGAAGCAATCTATCAGCATATCAGCAAGTGTTGGGCATCGCTATTTACCGAGAGGGCAGTAATTTACCGCCTTCAAAATGGCTTCGACCACCGTAAACTCCACCTGTCTGTGGTTATTCAAAAGATGGTCTTTCCGCAGGTGGCAGGAATTATGTTTACTGCCGATCCCGTCACTTCTAATAGGAAGGTGTTATCCATTGATGCCAGCTTCGGACTTGGTGAGGCTATGGTTTCCGGCCTGGTGAATGCTGATATCTATAAAGTGTGTAACAGCAAGATTCTTGATAAGAAGATATCCACCAAGAAACTGGCTATTTACGCCTTAAAAGATGGCGGTACGAAAGAACAGGAAATTGAGCAACAGAGACAGAACAGGCAAGCGCTGACGGATGAGCAGATTTTACAGCTTGAGCGCATAGGCAGAAAGATCGAAGAACATTTCGGCAGCCCCCAGGACATCGAATGGTGTTTGGTTGATGATACATTTTATATTGTCCAGAGCCGGCCAATCACTACTTTATACCCCATCCCGGAAGCGAACGATCGAGAAAATCACGTTTATATATCTGTCGGTCATCAACAAATGATGACCGACCCCCTGAAACCCTTGGGGTTGTCTGTATGGCAGTTAACCGCTACTCGACCCATGTATAACGCTGGTGGAAGGCTGTTTGTGGATGTCACACTTCAACTGGCTTCACCTGAGAGCCGAGAAAATTTATTAGATGTCATGGGACAACACGATCCGCTCCTAAAAGACGCACTTATGACCATAATAGAGCGAGGAGACTTTATAAAATCGTTATCGGCTGAAAAGAAAGAACCGAGTCCCACTAAAAACAATAAAAGTACATCGTCTGCCAGGTTTCAAGCAGAAATCGAAAACGATCCGACAATCGTTTCTGATTTGATTAAGCGCAGTCAAACCTCGCTAGAAGAGTTGAGACAAAACATCCAGATAAAATCAGGACTGGAGCTATTGGATTTTATCTTGTCAGATATCCAGCAATTAAGGAAGAGTTTATTAGATCCAAAAAATATGGGCGTGATTAAAGCGGCTATGAATGCCTCATCATGGCTCAATGAAAAAATTGAGGAGTGGTTAGGTGAAAAAAATGTAGAGGTTCCCTCCGTTGTAGCAACTGGCGTTGTGTTAGAACGGAGTTCGTAA
- a CDS encoding pyridoxamine 5'-phosphate oxidase family protein, whose product MATSTDRTQEIQKLHELIKDIDYGMFTTVDDDGSLHSSPMSKSGEINSEATLWFFTYSGSHKVTEIEQHEQVNVNFSSPEQQRYVSISGTAQLVEDQNKMQELWKPELQTWFPKGLDEPDIALLKVNINQVNYWDSVSSFKPQKLVF is encoded by the coding sequence ATGGCAACTTCTACAGACCGCACTCAAGAGATTCAAAAACTGCATGAACTAATCAAAGATATTGATTATGGTATGTTTACCACAGTCGATGATGATGGAAGTTTGCATAGTTCCCCCATGTCGAAAAGTGGTGAGATTAACTCTGAAGCCACGCTCTGGTTCTTTACTTATTCTGGTTCCCATAAGGTGACTGAGATTGAACAGCATGAGCAAGTAAATGTTAATTTCTCATCACCCGAACAGCAGCGATACGTTTCCATTTCAGGTACAGCACAACTTGTGGAAGACCAGAACAAAATGCAAGAGTTATGGAAGCCGGAACTCCAAACCTGGTTTCCTAAAGGACTGGATGAACCTGATATTGCTTTGCTTAAGGTGAATATTAACCAGGTTAATTATTGGGATAGTGTATCGAGTTTTAAGCCACAAAAATTAGTTTTTTGA